CTGCGACCTTTATGCGCGAGAGGGGGCCATCATTGAGCCCCAACAAGTCATCCGAGTTCCGGTTGGAGTTTGGATCGACTCAGTGGATTGGAACCAGGTTCCAGAGGACTGCATTCCCGAACTTCAGGTTCGGGCTCGGTCAGGGCTTTCATTCAAAAATAGCATCATGCTAGCTAATGGTGTCGGTACGGTAGATGCCGACTACCCCGATGAGATTGGCGTGCTGCTATATAATGGTGGTCTTCAGTCTTTTGAAGTTACCGAAGGCATGAGAATCGCTCAGATTGCATTAAACCTTGTCCACCGAATTCCTCACTTAGACGTTGGCGGAGTTCGTACTGGCGGGTTTGGTTCGACCAAGGTCTGATTTCGTTTCTCAGATATATTCTAAGTTTTATCGAGGCTCGCCGATTCCAAAGCGCGGGCCACCATTTCTTTTCCTTCTTCAATTTTACCAGCATTCAGATACAAACGACCTAATGCCATAACCAGGCACTGGCGCTCTCCAAAACTGTCTCTCATGGACTCTAGTATATGAATCGGCTCTTCCCACTCTTCGCATTCTAGCGCTGCCTGGGTTAGTTTAAACAAGAGTTTCTCATTGGTCATATCTAGGCATAGTGCCCGGTGAAACCAGTAAAGTGAATCTTCAGCCATTCCTAGCATGCGGTGAACTGTTCCCACACCAGCCAGGGCCTCAGCCTGATTAGGCTTGTAAGCCAAGACTTTCTTAAAGAACATCAAGGCGTCTTCTTCGGTATGAGATCGTAGAGAAACTTTACCTAGCCCCAAATACGCTTCCCAATTGCGATCGTTCAACTGAACTGCAATGTCATAAGCTTCCATAGCCAATTCAACAGCTCCCCACCGAAGGTGAGCGTCACCTTTGATCCGATAGGCTTCACTCTTCTTGATGAAGTCTTGCCCCGCAAGGCTCATCATCAGACTCAAGCCATCAAGGACACTATCCCTATGCCCCAGACTCAGGTTCTGCTCGACCAGAATTCTTTGGGACTCATAGTCAACCTGGACATTTCTCGACTCCATACCGTAACCTTTCATCACCTGTGACATAACATTTAAAAAAAGCTCTCTGTGACTCTTCTGACCTTGATGACGCCTTACCTGGCCCGCTATCTTGCCCGCTTCTCTACCTTGATACTTAAACAGCCCAACAGCCTCCTCAAGAGCTTCGCTGAGCCCCAGATAGGAGCCATCACTTGCAACGATTCCAAAATTTTCTAGATAGTCTGAGTCGCCGCTTGAGCCTAAAATCGGCAGAACATCACAGGCAGCAGCCTCTCTCAGCCAGGGACTCATCCAGCCTTGCACCATACTATCGAGGTCCACAGCGATATCCATTGCTGAACAAAGGTCATGAAAGAACGGCCTTGTGTCTTGGTTTATAAACATCAGTTGACTACCGATGCCCAAGTCGGACGCCAAATACTTCAGCCCGTCCGTATCTTCTTCTGACGCAATCATCAGCTTGATGTGTTTGCATTGAGTCGGTTTGCGGCGCAAGAAGAATCGCAGAGCACGAAGTAAGCTCGCAATTCTTTCTGTGTGGTTTGAATGTGTAAAAAGTAGGGTCGTATTCATATCGAGTTGAACGTAACGCCGAAACTTTGTTCTCAGTCTTGAGTCAAAGCGCAGCTGCTCCGACACCTCAGGATGAGTCACAGAAATCTTCTCTGTCTGAACCCCCTCTGTTAATAAGTACTCTCGGACTCTTTCATTTGTTGCGAAGATGAAATCAGCAGCACGCATGAGCTGCATCGTTGTTCGAAAGTCCTCTGAGGTTTCATCGATAAACGGACAAGAGTCTATGGTTTGCAGTAAGATCAAGGGCTTGTTTAGTTTACATGCCGCACTAAGACTTTGAAATGAAGAACGGTAATGGGGATCGACAACGACGACAATGTCGCAGTGTTTTAGTTGATTAGATAGGCCTCTAAAATACTGCGGCATATCATCGACTGGATCAAAAAGCTTAATCGGATAGTCGAACAGGCTAGCTGGTAGACCCACGTGGTTATTCAGGAGCAGAACCTCTAGTTCAATCTCCTTATATCCTTTAAAGAGTTCTACCAGATGCAGATCCTTGCGGTCTGCCATGACAATCGAGATCTTCACACATCCATCCTTGGACTAGTTCTTAACTATTTTTATCGTCTCTTTGGTATCGCCTTTAGCAAATGATCCCTCTTCAATGGTACCAAGTATTCTTCAGCATCAATGGTCAAGCCAAAGTGGAGATCATTTGAAATCAGTTCTTCAGACACGGAGATAGGAAACCTAACAACGACGTTTTTCCCTGTGCCTAAAGTTTGGATGGTCTCGCTAACTTTTTCTGGAATTTCAACTTGCTTACCCGATAGATTCGCCAGACTAGCCTTGACGTCATGGGCTTCGATATCTGACTCGTTCAGTAATGACACTTCTAAAATTGCTTTTTCACCGGGCTCTAGAATCCCATCTTCGTGACCACCCTGCTCATCAACTAGGGATATATCAAACGAAAGCTGGGGCTTGTGAGACGTTTTCACTAGGACACGAAGCTCTTTTTGCTGCTTCATGACTGGCCAGCCTTCGATGGAGGATCCAAGAAATAGACTGTAGGGAGAAGGATTAGCCGGTAACTCCAAGTCCAAAATCATCTCACCCCGAATAGTTTGTCCTGATTTCAGGGTACCCAGTAGTTGCTCCTGAGTCGGAATCTCTAAGTTTTCGGAGCGTAGGAATACCGAGACGCGATCAACTGCGTGATCTCCTAAGTTAGAAACCTCCCATTCCACAGTGAGGGGACGTCCTTCAAGTACCGAAACTAGAGAGTCACTTTTTAGCTTGGTTACAATTGCTAGAGGTTCTACTACTGGATGTCTCGTATCAACCCAATTTACCCGATGCTTTGTCTGGAGATAACGCTCGACTTCATCCTCACGCACCCGATTTTCTTGGTTAACGTAACCCGATGCGCTAGCAAGCCAGTAGGTGGCTCGCTGTTTTTCTTCAGTCAACGGCACCTCATTCTTGGCAAAAAGCTCATGAAAAACCCCTAAGGCGAGCTGCTTTTCATAATCCCCGGAAATAGATTGACGCTGGTAGAAAAATTTGTAACGAGGTGTCGGAACCTCTTGATAGCCAGCCCCTGAAAGGGTATTTGCCAAAAACCTTTCAGATGCATAGCGTCCAGGCCCAAGCAGATTAAGGTTGCGATCGGCAGCGAAAATAGGCTGCACCCAAACATCCGGCATGATGCCCATGTTTTGAATTGTTTTGCCGCTGGGTGAGTAGTAGCGTGCAATGGTCAGCTTCAGAGCCTGATTCGATGGAAGTTCGAATACCGTTTGGACAGACCCTTTGCCGAACGTTGGTTGGCCAATTACAATCGCACGATTGTTATCCTGAAGAGCCCCAGCAAGGATCTCGCTAGCCGATGCAGTTTCTCCATCGACAAGGATAACCACGGGAAGGTCGAATTCATCCTTATCATCGTATGCAACTTCCACTTCAGGTCTTCGGCCCGAAGTAGACACAATTCGCCCTCGGTGTAGAAATAAATCAGCAGCCTTCACAGCTTGGTCTAAAAGACCTCCAGGATTGCCTCGCAAATCTAGAGTAATTCCTTTGATCCCTTGCTCTCTCGAATAGAAACTAATTGCTTCTTTGATCTCTTCAGAGGTTCTGGAAGAAAAACTATCCACCGTAAGATAAAGAACGGGGTAATCACCCGCTTTTAGCACTTCAGCGTTTATAGAATCTACTTGAATGACTTCCCGCCGGATTTTGATTTTTCTAGGAGCATTTTCTCCGGCACGAAGCAGCGATAAATGGACTTCGGTACCTGGAGCACCGCGCATATGATGGACCAGATTTTGAAGACTGGTTCCAAACGTACTTTTGTCATTGATGAATGTGATCTGATCCCGACCGTTGATACCAGCTTTTTCCGCTGGGCTATGAGGTAGGGGCTTGATAACAGTTAGAACATCGTTTTGAATCCCAACCACGACTCCAAGTCCACCGAAAGAACCTTCCGTGCCTTGCTTAAGTTCACGATACTCTTCCTGATCAAGCAAACCACTGTGTGGATCTAATGAATGCAGGAGAGCATTCAGATAGATAAAAGCTCCGATATTACTGGATTGGCTGGATGCAAACATCTCGTTCTTGGCGAGATCAGACTTGCCAATAAAGGAGGCAAGATGAATGCTATCTTCGAGCAAACGCTGAAAGGTGTAGTCTGATTCGAGAGAAAACTCCGTCACCATCTTACCTATCTGCACTCTTCGATGTCCCTCATCGACATCGCTAACGCTCACCTCACGATAGTGGTTAAGCTCTAATAAAGCACCTTCGATCAAACTCTGATTATCCAATGCTCGATCAGGGTCGACATAATAATTCTGAATGATAGTAAGAATTGAGTCCACCAGTATGGCATTAGCAATGCGATCCTGACTAAAATCGGCATCAGACGGCTGCTTAAGACCTGATAAAGGCTCGGTGCCCAAAGCAGACAGCTTCATCTGCTTGTCGAGCAGATGGTGTTCCAGCACTTTTGTCGATATCAGGGAGACCAAGACTCCGAGAAGGACACCGGTAAGAAGCGTAGCTATTTTGGCAACTAATTTCATTCGCGTTACTCTCCTACGCTGTCTATCGTCCCAAACTGAAAATTTATTAATCGCGTTTGCTATCATTCAGCGAGACAGCGCTAGAGTGCAGCTGCGAAGGCCTTCTGAAGCCCTACCCACTCCTTCATGGCAAGTAGCTAAAAATAATCGATAAAGATATTTTTTTTAATTTTTTCAGATATTTCCTAATGGTATGGCGAGAAATACCGAATAAATAGGGTGAAGGTTGAAATTATTGAGCTTTTGGACAATTCATGACGAGACCACAAAAACGGCCAAAGAAATTACTTGTAAGCAGCAAAGCGGCCAAGCCCCTCGCTCAAGATCCTACGTTCTGCATTCTCTCTATCTTCCTGTTCCTCCTGATAGCATTCGCTTGGACAGCGCAAGCCAGCCCTGTTGATACCTCGATCGAAAGGCTTCGAAGCCTTGAAAAGGACATCTGGACCAGCCACGATCGCGACATTCATGATCTTCAATTCCAAGTGACTCAACTGATTCAGCTCCAACCAGACTCTGCATTTGCACACTATCTGTTAGGGCAGCTGTACATCCGACAATTCGTTAAATCACCCTACGAAATGCATCTACTTCGCCAAGCAGCCGAGCTAGGACAGCAGGCGATAGACCTGAAGCCTGATCGTGATTTCGGCTATGTAGTGGCCAGTCAGGTGCTTGATATGATGGGTTACACAAGCAACGCTAGCAAGCTTATCAATCCAGAGCGGAACACAAAGATTTCGAATACCTGGAGAACCTTATTCCTCCAAGCAAAATTTAATGCCGCGCAAAACAGCTATAAGAAATCCTTGGCCATTCTCAAGGAATCTTTGAGCCGTGAGGACACTCAGTCTGAGATAATTATTCCTCATGCTCTCGCTATCATCGAGTCTAATCTTGAAGGTCGTGAATTACTGAAAGAGCTTCGCGTTTGGAATAATGACTTCAGCAATGAAACAGTCTCTTTGAACCTGGCCATTGCGTTAAGCCAACAAAAAAAATATGAAGAAGCTCATAAGATTTACGGGAAGATGATAAAGACGAATCCCAAGGCCTTAGAGGCTAGGATCAATGACGGGATCATACTCTACCAGCATCTCGATCGACGACAGGATGGCAAGGAGCGCTTAGCCTCGATTCTCGATCATTTTTCCGATCGACTGACCCTAGAACAAAAGGGAATCGTGAAAAGCCACCTCGCTCGAATTTTTCTCAGGAACCGTGATTTCAGCGAAGCCGAGTCTTTGTTTTTATCGATCATTCGTGAGAGTCAGGAACCTCTAGAATGGATCGCACTTAGCCATGCGACTTATAAAGAAAAGAAACTCTATAAAGAGTTTTCTAAGCTGATGCGCAAGGTGAAAGAAGAGCTTCCCGGGTCGGGTCCAATTTATGCCCTCCATGGTGAAGTACTTTCCGAACATTTAAAAAAACACAGTGATGCCATAGATTCTTACGAAGGCGCAATTTTACTCGAACCAAGTCGCAGTGAATTCTACAATGGCCTTGGACTAGCCTACTACAGACAAAAGAATATGGTGAAGGCGTTAAATCTATTCGTCCAGGCAACTCAGGTTGACCCGAATGATGCCACTGCTCGTTATAATGAAGCCTGCGTCTTAGCAATTCTAGGACGCCCCCAAGAGGCGTTGGGGTCCCTTAAAGAAGCCATAACATTAGATCCACGGCTTCAGAACACAGCGCAACAGGATTCCGACTTCAAGAGCATTCGTGACTCAGATCAGTTTCGCGCCCTCATAGGTAGCGGACATAATATCAGTGAGGTCACCAGGCCTCAGCAAACAGCCCAACAACCCTAGCCCTCTTTGTGAGCTAGGCTTGCATATCGCGCTCGTAGAGCAAAATCTTTTGAATCTTTTCGAGATACTGATCAAGCCCAGACCGCCAATGGCCACTCATGGTTCCATCGAAATCTCGGCACCACTGATCAGCATTCAAATGACCCAAGATGAGATTAATCGGCAAATTACTATAGTCGTACTCGTAGGGTGGCTGTGACCACTGAAACTTGTCACCACCGACATCAATAGCAGCTTTTACGAGACTAAGCCCCAATCGAAAGGTATCGATATGAAGCGGGTCCAGAACGTGGATCTGCAAGCCAGAACAAGGAGTGCCAGCCCATTTTTGAGATGTGGGCTGGAAGTCCGCTGGCCGCAAATAAACTCCCCGGCTATCAGCATAAAGTTCCTGCGCCCTCTTGGTGAATGAGTCACGATCCAGAAAAGGAGCGCCAATAAACTGAAACGGTAGCCCTGTGCCACGCCCCTCTGATACGTTGGTGCCCTCAAACATCACCGTCGCAGGATATACGTACAATGACTCTGTCGTAGGAAGATTTGGTGACGTCAAGACCCATCGGAAGGGGTTTTGTTGCCATATGCTATCCGGGCGCCACCCATCCATAGCAATCACCTCCAGATCAGCACCAATGCCCAAGTTGAACAATTGAGCTGCTTCACCAGGTGTGAGACCGTGGCGTAAGGGAATCTCGAATTCTCCCACGAACGACTTCGCGCTCAGATCGAGTACATTTCCTTCAACTTGCACCCCACCCAAGGGATTTGATCGATCCAAAACAACCACCCGCTTACCGTGCTTTTTGGCAGCACGGAGGCAGCCTGCAATCGTATACTTGAAAGTATAGACCCGACAGCCAACGATCTGAATATCGATGACGATGGTATCCAGGCCCGCCAGCATTTCAGCGGTTGGCTCCCTTGTCTCGGAATATAGAGAGTACACTGGCAAGCCATAGGGCCCTGTGCCGTGATTGCTTTCAATCATATTGTCCTGGAGAGTGGCGTGAAAGCCATGCTGTGGTCCGAAAAATGCTACCAAGCGATCACCTAGCATGTCTCGTAACACGTCCCAGGAGGCTTTAAAATCTCTCGTCACAGACGCCTGGTTACAAAGAAGCGCACAACGCCCCCATTGATCTGCAAGCTGAGGTTGGTCTCTCAGCTTTTCTAGTCCAATTTTCAATGAGCGCTCCATTTACCCGCGGCTATTGATACTCGAAATCAATTGGTTGAGACAATCCTCAACTGACTTGCCATTAACGGAAGGGATGACACTATTTTTATCGGTAGCATGCTCTCCATGACCAATCCAAGATGAGCCATCTTCGTTGATTTCAAGGAGATAGTTCACACCACTATGCATGTAGGTAAATTTATGAATGCGATAAAGCTTACTGCCTTCGGGGACCTTAACAACATTCCAGTCCATGGAAACCTCGCGGAGGAAGGTTAAATGACGATAACATATCTTAAAGGTAATAGAAATTAGGCGGCTCGTCTAGAGCCCTATGGC
This region of Pseudobacteriovorax antillogorgiicola genomic DNA includes:
- a CDS encoding tetratricopeptide repeat protein, coding for MKISIVMADRKDLHLVELFKGYKEIELEVLLLNNHVGLPASLFDYPIKLFDPVDDMPQYFRGLSNQLKHCDIVVVVDPHYRSSFQSLSAACKLNKPLILLQTIDSCPFIDETSEDFRTTMQLMRAADFIFATNERVREYLLTEGVQTEKISVTHPEVSEQLRFDSRLRTKFRRYVQLDMNTTLLFTHSNHTERIASLLRALRFFLRRKPTQCKHIKLMIASEEDTDGLKYLASDLGIGSQLMFINQDTRPFFHDLCSAMDIAVDLDSMVQGWMSPWLREAAACDVLPILGSSGDSDYLENFGIVASDGSYLGLSEALEEAVGLFKYQGREAGKIAGQVRRHQGQKSHRELFLNVMSQVMKGYGMESRNVQVDYESQRILVEQNLSLGHRDSVLDGLSLMMSLAGQDFIKKSEAYRIKGDAHLRWGAVELAMEAYDIAVQLNDRNWEAYLGLGKVSLRSHTEEDALMFFKKVLAYKPNQAEALAGVGTVHRMLGMAEDSLYWFHRALCLDMTNEKLLFKLTQAALECEEWEEPIHILESMRDSFGERQCLVMALGRLYLNAGKIEEGKEMVARALESASLDKT
- a CDS encoding S41 family peptidase: MKLVAKIATLLTGVLLGVLVSLISTKVLEHHLLDKQMKLSALGTEPLSGLKQPSDADFSQDRIANAILVDSILTIIQNYYVDPDRALDNQSLIEGALLELNHYREVSVSDVDEGHRRVQIGKMVTEFSLESDYTFQRLLEDSIHLASFIGKSDLAKNEMFASSQSSNIGAFIYLNALLHSLDPHSGLLDQEEYRELKQGTEGSFGGLGVVVGIQNDVLTVIKPLPHSPAEKAGINGRDQITFINDKSTFGTSLQNLVHHMRGAPGTEVHLSLLRAGENAPRKIKIRREVIQVDSINAEVLKAGDYPVLYLTVDSFSSRTSEEIKEAISFYSREQGIKGITLDLRGNPGGLLDQAVKAADLFLHRGRIVSTSGRRPEVEVAYDDKDEFDLPVVILVDGETASASEILAGALQDNNRAIVIGQPTFGKGSVQTVFELPSNQALKLTIARYYSPSGKTIQNMGIMPDVWVQPIFAADRNLNLLGPGRYASERFLANTLSGAGYQEVPTPRYKFFYQRQSISGDYEKQLALGVFHELFAKNEVPLTEEKQRATYWLASASGYVNQENRVREDEVERYLQTKHRVNWVDTRHPVVEPLAIVTKLKSDSLVSVLEGRPLTVEWEVSNLGDHAVDRVSVFLRSENLEIPTQEQLLGTLKSGQTIRGEMILDLELPANPSPYSLFLGSSIEGWPVMKQQKELRVLVKTSHKPQLSFDISLVDEQGGHEDGILEPGEKAILEVSLLNESDIEAHDVKASLANLSGKQVEIPEKVSETIQTLGTGKNVVVRFPISVSEELISNDLHFGLTIDAEEYLVPLKRDHLLKAIPKRR
- a CDS encoding dUTP diphosphatase; its protein translation is MIKLRCDEKYQPKYMTAHSAACDLYAREGAIIEPQQVIRVPVGVWIDSVDWNQVPEDCIPELQVRARSGLSFKNSIMLANGVGTVDADYPDEIGVLLYNGGLQSFEVTEGMRIAQIALNLVHRIPHLDVGGVRTGGFGSTKV
- a CDS encoding exo-beta-N-acetylmuramidase NamZ domain-containing protein — protein: MKIGLEKLRDQPQLADQWGRCALLCNQASVTRDFKASWDVLRDMLGDRLVAFFGPQHGFHATLQDNMIESNHGTGPYGLPVYSLYSETREPTAEMLAGLDTIVIDIQIVGCRVYTFKYTIAGCLRAAKKHGKRVVVLDRSNPLGGVQVEGNVLDLSAKSFVGEFEIPLRHGLTPGEAAQLFNLGIGADLEVIAMDGWRPDSIWQQNPFRWVLTSPNLPTTESLYVYPATVMFEGTNVSEGRGTGLPFQFIGAPFLDRDSFTKRAQELYADSRGVYLRPADFQPTSQKWAGTPCSGLQIHVLDPLHIDTFRLGLSLVKAAIDVGGDKFQWSQPPYEYDYSNLPINLILGHLNADQWCRDFDGTMSGHWRSGLDQYLEKIQKILLYERDMQA
- a CDS encoding tetratricopeptide repeat protein; amino-acid sequence: MTRPQKRPKKLLVSSKAAKPLAQDPTFCILSIFLFLLIAFAWTAQASPVDTSIERLRSLEKDIWTSHDRDIHDLQFQVTQLIQLQPDSAFAHYLLGQLYIRQFVKSPYEMHLLRQAAELGQQAIDLKPDRDFGYVVASQVLDMMGYTSNASKLINPERNTKISNTWRTLFLQAKFNAAQNSYKKSLAILKESLSREDTQSEIIIPHALAIIESNLEGRELLKELRVWNNDFSNETVSLNLAIALSQQKKYEEAHKIYGKMIKTNPKALEARINDGIILYQHLDRRQDGKERLASILDHFSDRLTLEQKGIVKSHLARIFLRNRDFSEAESLFLSIIRESQEPLEWIALSHATYKEKKLYKEFSKLMRKVKEELPGSGPIYALHGEVLSEHLKKHSDAIDSYEGAILLEPSRSEFYNGLGLAYYRQKNMVKALNLFVQATQVDPNDATARYNEACVLAILGRPQEALGSLKEAITLDPRLQNTAQQDSDFKSIRDSDQFRALIGSGHNISEVTRPQQTAQQP